A region from the Corylus avellana chromosome ca7, CavTom2PMs-1.0 genome encodes:
- the LOC132188486 gene encoding probable inactive histone-lysine N-methyltransferase SUVR1, with translation MAPRRRARKDSRMDAALDAMRPLGYSDKFVREMVKELLKEELYGKDGWFFIENDSYKVLLDHIFQKEEDSLRDDSRCGDNMKIPTAGPSTSREVILESCSNPLATCTSMQTNEALDSMSQTSEVLDTLSLTNDLDGRERPPLAEIEERGRKDSNLEQNSGEEHVANVNRNNDKDSGGSELLGNTLIWPLPDIHSPQPADSLPTQRRRPCYGWISSDNEQDLVRLTPAPFQEIAKFFIRVNVQRKRKIRWDVRPEDS, from the exons ATGGCTCCACGAAGAAGAGCAAGGAAA GATTCACGAATGGATGCAGCCCTTGATGCTATGCGTCCGTTGGGGTACTCTGATAAATTTGTTCGGGAAATGGTCAAAGAGCTCCTGAAAGAGGAG CTTTATGGCAAAGACGGATGGTTCTTCATTGAGAATGATTCTTACAAGGTTCTACTTGATCACATCTTTCAGAAAGAGGAG GATTCTTTACGAGATGATTCAAGATGTGGAGATAATATGAAGATACCAACTGCTGGGCCCTCAACCTCAAGGGAAGTCATTCTTGAATCCTGTTCAAATCCATTGGCTACATGCACCTCGATGCAAACCAATGAGGCTTTGGACTCTATGTCACAGACTAGTGAAGTTCTGGACACTCTATCACTGACCAATGATCTTG ATGGTAGGGAACGACCCCCACTAGCTGAAATAGAAGAAAGGGGCCGGAAAGACAGTAACTTGGAGCAGAATTCTGGAGAAGAGCATGTGGCTAATGTAAATAGAAACAATGACAAAGATTCTGGCGGTAGTGAACTTCTTGGGAACACTCTTATCTGGCCTCTTCCTGATATTCACTCCCCACAGCCGGCAGATAGTCTCCCAACCCAAAGGCGTAGACCTTGCTATGGATGGATCAGCAGCGACAATGAGCAAGATCTTGTGCGCCTAACACCAGCGCCGTTCCAGGAAATAGCCAAGTTTTTCATTCGGGTGAACGTGCAAAGAAAGCGCAAGATAAGGTGGGATGTTAGGCCTGAAGATAGCTGA
- the LOC132186984 gene encoding uncharacterized protein LOC132186984, with the protein MADSSSFVFRAFTASSSSSSSFSHGTVDVKAKSCRRTVKVKGRSGCSCAANTNISSATTPFSNPFPSSIPSYTPEKMVESESSERAENSGKDTEPNQQPTQKENEKVSLMEENSEPASCPDLPLIPISRILKGIPQCPHFLQLRSYSEVAKKNLMAGWDRAFEETVEEILSLTAKDFWAEASNLWKSMEDLQGLGYNVFRLRRRLVELTEVMEEQKLSKLKIGRLRSKAEFHRMEKCRLESVILGLQQRTQREQAAMVEMLKGVARMENCLPKFHGAFALLAMEPM; encoded by the exons ATGGCAGACTCAAGCTCCTTCGTCTTCAGAGCATTcacagcttcttcttcttcttcttcttctttttcacatg GAACCGTTGATGTCAAAGCCAAAAGCTGTCGTCGTACAGTCAAAGTGAAAGGTCGTAGCGGTTGCTCTTGCGCGGCTAACACCAATATTTCCTCTGCAACGACCCCGTTTTCCAACCCCTTCCCGTCATCGATTCCTTCATATACTCCAG AAAAAATGGTTGAATCGGAAAGCTCAGAGCGGGCAGAGAATTCAGGCAAAGATACTGAACCCAATCAGCAACCAACCCAGAAAGAGAACGAGAAGGTTTCGCTAATGGAAGAAAATTCTGAACCGGCTTCATGTCCAGATTTACCACTGATACCCATTTCGCGAATTCTGAAAGGCATCCCTCAGTGTcctcattttcttcaacttcgGAGCTACTCTGAAGTGGCGAAGAAGAATTTGATGGCTGGGTGGGATCGAGCATTCGAAGAAACAGTCGAAGAAATCCTTTCTCTGACGGCAAAGGATTTCTGGGCTGAAGCCAGCAATCTGTGGAAGAGTATGGAGGACCTTCAGGGTTTGGGGTACAATGTGTTTCGGCTGAGGAGAAGATTGGTGGAGTTAACGGAGGTGATGGAGGAGCAGAAGCTGTCGAAATTGAAGATTGGGCGATTGAGGAGCAAGGCCGAATTTCATAGAATGGAGAAGTGCAGGCTGGAGAGTGTGATTTTGGGCCTGCAGCAACGGACCCAGAGAGAGCAGGCTGCAATGGTGGAAATGCTGAAAGGGGTGGCAAGGATGGAAAATTGCTTGCCCAAATTTCATGGTGCGTTTGCTTTGTTAGCTATGGAACCCATGTAA
- the LOC132187656 gene encoding probable zinc metalloprotease EGY2, chloroplastic, which produces MNVSVTFRGNFVPISQCSSCCDLRFQPYFASSTGSRRKRCRWSSLKLDQVSRLCGKREIACRATETPTEPDSNDDKEKEVDNDGEMPHSTSSSVQNDPQPDSRPFVPEQVNNSDEETQAQGGVQDVDSVEVASGSPLPGVKPQQLDELIRIPKETIEIFRNQVFGFDTFFVTSQDPYEGGVLFKGNLRGQAAKSYEKIAKRLQDNFGDLYKLFLLVNPEDDKPVAVVVPRKTLQPETTAVPEWFAAGAFGLVTVFTLLLRNVPALQSNLLSTFDNLDLLKDGLPGALVTALILGVHELSHIFVANSIGIKLGVPYFVPSWQIGSFGAITRIINIVPKREDLLKVATAGPLAGFSFGLVLLLLGFLLPPTDGIGVVVDASVFHESFLAGGIAKLLLGNVLKEGTSISLNPLVLWAWAGLLINAINSIPAGELDGGRICFSIWGRKASARVTGASIVLLGLSSLFSDVAFYWVVLIFFLQRGPIAPLSEEITDPDEKYVALGVLVLALGLLVCLPYPFPFTDEAITSF; this is translated from the exons ATGAATGTTTCGGTAACTTTTCGCGGGAATTTTGTCCCCATATCGCAGTGCAGCTCTTGTTGCGATCTTCGTTTTCAGCCGTACTTTGCTTCCTCGACAGGGTCTCGGAGAAAGCGGTGTCGTTGGAGCTCCTTGAAGTTGGACCAGGTTTCAAG ACTTTGTGGGAAGCGAGAGATTGCTTGTAGAGCGACTGAGACACCGACTGAACCAGATAGCAATGACGATAAG GAAAAAGAAGTGGATAATGATGGGGAAATGCCACATTCCACTTCTTCCTCTGTGCAAAATGACCCCCAGCCTGATTCTCGGCCTTTTGTTCCCGAACAAGTAAACAACAGTGATGAGGAAACTCAGGCTCAAGGTGGAGTCCAG GATGTTGATAGTGTAGAAGTTGCAAGTGGATCACCTCTGCCAGGTGTGAAG CCGCAGCAACTGGATGAATTGATCAGGATTCCAAaggaaacaattgaaatttttagGAATCAAGTGTTTGGCTTTGATACTTTTTTCGTGACAAGCCAGGATCCGTATGAG GGTGGAGTGTTGTTCAAAGGGAACCTGCGAGGGCAGGCTGCTAAAAGTTATGAAAAGATAGCAAAGAGATTGCAG GATAATTTTGGGGATCTATATAAGCTTTTTCTTCTGGTCAATCCTGAGGATGATAAACCAGTGGCAGTTGTAGTTCCACGAAAGACCTTGCAACCAGAGACAACTG CTGTCCCAGAGTGGTTTGCTGCTGGGGCCTTTGGATTGGTCACAGTGTTTACCTTACTACTTCGGAATGTGCCTGCTTTGCAGTCCAACTTACT ATCAACTTTTGACAATCTCGACTTGTTAAAAGATGGCCTACCTGGAGCATTAGTAACTGCACTTATCCTGGGGGTACATGAACTCAGCCACATTTTCGTTGCAAATAGCATTGGAATTAAGCTTGGTGTCCCATACTTCGTTCCTAGTTGGCAG ATAGGCTCTTTTGGTGCTATTACAAGGATTATAAATATCGTACCTAAACGTGAAGATCTTCTGAAGGTTGCAACAGCAGGACCTTTAGCCGGGTTTTCATTTGGTCTTGTTCTTTTGCTTTTAGGGTTCCTCCTACCACCTACAGATGGTATTGGTGTTGTTGTCGATGCTTCTGTATTTCATGAGTCATTTCTTGCCGGGGGTATTG CAAAGCTACTTCTCGGCAACGTGCTCAAGGAAGGCACTTCCATATCTCTTAATCCTCTTGTACTATGGGCATGGGCCGGACTCCTTATTAATGCCATCAACAGCATCCCTGCTGGAGAGCTTGATGGAGGGAGAATCTGTTTTTCCATATGGGGAAGAAAG GCTTCAGCTCGCGTCACAGGTGCCTCTATCGTGCTGCTTGGATTATCATCACTATTTAGTGATGTGGCATTTTATTGGGTAGTTCTGATATTCTTCTTACAAAGGGGGCCAATTGCTCCACTTTCTGAGGAAATAACTGATCCTGATGAAAAGTACGTTGCCCTTGGAGTACTAGTTTTGGCTTTAGGTTTGCTAGTATGCTTACCATACCCATTCCCCTTTACAGATGAAGCAATTACAAGTTTCTAG